Proteins co-encoded in one Cucurbita pepo subsp. pepo cultivar mu-cu-16 chromosome LG15, ASM280686v2, whole genome shotgun sequence genomic window:
- the LOC111811825 gene encoding uncharacterized protein LOC111811825 encodes MRSMKGEVSLNLPAEKAWQMYRDNEVISKINPELLSRAEYVQGDGGPGTLRLFKLGPALRSYVGESVEKIEKVETGRSVSYDVVGGELMKMYNPYKVTFTFTPVEGKETEMCTAQWQAEYEPLSPTIPPPDKARDAALRFLQCFDKFDLSF; translated from the exons ATGAGGAGCATGAAAGGAGAGGTGTCATTGAACCTGCCCGCCGAGAAAGCATGGCAGATGTACAGAGACAACGAGGTTATCAGTAAAATCAATCCTGAGCTGCTTTCTCGAGCTGAATATGTTCAAGGAGATGGCGGCCCTGGAACTCTCAGGCTCTTCAAGCTTGGCCCTG CCTTGAGAAGCTACGTGGGGGAGTCGGTGGAGAAGATAGAGAAGGTGGAGACAGGTCGATCAGTGAGCTACGACGTGGTGGGAGGAGAGCTAATGAAGATGTATAATCCATACAAAGTGACCTTCACGTTCACTCCCGTGGAAGGAAAAGAGACGGAAATGTGCACCGCTCAGTGGCAAGCTGAATACGAGCCACTGTCTCCCACCATCCCTCCACCGGACAAGGCTAGGGATGCTGCCTTGCGGTTCCTCCAGTGCTTTGACAAGTTTGACCTCAGCTTCTAG
- the LOC111811804 gene encoding uncharacterized protein LOC111811804 has translation MVVPLGPGKFYGSSLPRPRYYTDVKLNNERIDPPTPVLDPLLSWANEAHWSMGGLSFNRLRLQGRIEGNVHKLRAEREKVVKLDSAPKRSNPDDEAAGDRQFKKSKSVSPPPAPMAAKRRRFMALFDDDDDDVGVYKEETGVVKRRLVKKLGDDFDRVAAESKGNQLKRDRSSEINGVCESVMKIVEEINDENTRGEKVNTERKRKSGGRVETGSVSGTRTSPRLAKLI, from the coding sequence ATGGTGGTTCCTCTCGGCCCTGGCAAGTTCTACGGCAGCAGCCTCCCTCGTCCACGCTATTACACCGATGTCAAGCTCAACAACGAGCGTATTGATCCACCTACGCCGGTCCTCGATCCGCTTCTCTCATGGGCAAACGAGGCTCATTGGTCTATGGGTGGCCTCAGCTTTAATCGCCTGAGGCTTCAAGGTCGAATCGAAGGTAATGTCCACAAACTTCGAGCCGAGCGCGAGAAGGTTGTTAAGCTGGACTCTGCGCCAAAGAGATCTAACCCTGACGACGAAGCTGCGGGCGATCGCCAATTCAAGAAGTCGAAATCTGTATCTCCACCGCCGGCGCCGATGGCAGCAAAGAGACGGCGATTTATGGCTCTGTTTGACGACGACGATGATGATGTTGGCGTGTACAAGGAAGAGACTGGGGTTGTGAAGAGGAGGTTGGTGAAGAAGCTGGGAGATGATTTTGATCGAGTGGCTGCAGAGAGTAAGGGAAATCAATTAAAGAGGGATAGAAGCTCGGAAATCAATGGGGTTTGTGAATCTGTAATGAAGATCGTTGAAGAGATTAACGATGAAAATACAAGGGGGGAAAAGGTCAACACTGAAAGAAAACGGAAGAGTGGTGGAAGAGTGGAGACTGGTTCTGTTTCTGGGACAAGAACATCTCCCAGATTGGCTAAATTGATTTGA